One genomic segment of bacterium includes these proteins:
- a CDS encoding PQQ-binding-like beta-propeller repeat protein, producing the protein MTKRIYLFVFLLFASVLSAENWPHWRGPRRDGTSGETKLPVKWSQTENVVWRLPLPGEAAATPVIWGDRIFVTSASGNELVLLCISKAGKILWQRTAGTGSNTARGDEANLAAPSPTTDGQHVWAFFGSGDLVCFDFDGKQIWKTNLQQRYGKFNLYFVMSSSPLLDGNRLYLQLIHTDASLVLALDKATGKEIWKQQRSSDARDECKHSYASPFLYRDGKDEFLLIHGADYITAHRLNDGGEIWRCGGLNPGDRYNPSLRLVASPVAIPGLIVVPSAKNGPVLGLKPDGKGNITESRQNYHWKMLAGTPDVPSPLIHGGLVYLCRENGDLSVLDAQTGRKLYLEHTHQSRHRASPVYGDGKIYVTSREGTVSVVKAGPAV; encoded by the coding sequence ATGACCAAAAGAATTTATCTGTTCGTTTTTCTCTTATTCGCATCCGTGCTTTCTGCCGAGAATTGGCCGCACTGGCGGGGCCCGCGGAGAGATGGAACGAGCGGTGAAACGAAGCTTCCTGTGAAGTGGAGTCAAACCGAGAATGTTGTATGGCGCCTACCGCTTCCCGGAGAGGCGGCTGCGACACCAGTTATCTGGGGAGACCGGATATTTGTTACCTCAGCATCGGGCAACGAACTCGTTTTACTTTGCATCAGCAAAGCGGGAAAAATTTTATGGCAACGTACCGCCGGGACCGGCTCAAACACCGCAAGAGGAGACGAAGCCAACCTGGCCGCCCCCTCTCCGACTACAGATGGACAACATGTATGGGCCTTTTTTGGATCAGGAGATCTTGTCTGCTTCGACTTTGATGGCAAACAAATCTGGAAAACCAATCTCCAGCAAAGATACGGAAAATTCAATTTGTATTTCGTGATGTCTTCTTCCCCGCTTTTGGATGGCAACCGGCTCTACCTTCAATTGATCCATACAGACGCATCGCTCGTGCTTGCGCTGGATAAAGCGACAGGAAAAGAGATTTGGAAACAACAACGATCCAGCGATGCTCGCGACGAATGCAAACATTCTTACGCATCCCCTTTTCTGTATCGCGATGGTAAAGACGAATTCTTGCTCATCCATGGGGCAGACTACATCACAGCGCATCGTTTGAACGATGGGGGTGAGATCTGGCGATGCGGGGGATTGAATCCGGGTGATCGTTACAATCCTTCCTTGCGTCTTGTAGCGTCACCTGTAGCTATCCCCGGCCTGATCGTTGTTCCCAGCGCTAAGAATGGTCCAGTTTTAGGTTTAAAGCCGGATGGAAAAGGAAACATAACTGAAAGCAGACAAAACTATCACTGGAAAATGTTGGCAGGCACACCGGACGTTCCTTCACCTTTGATTCATGGCGGCCTGGTCTATCTTTGCCGCGAGAATGGCGATTTGTCGGTATTGGACGCACAGACCGGCCGAAAACTTTATCTTGAGCATACGCACCAGAGCCGTCACCGCGCATCGCCTGTTTATGGCGATGGAAAAATTTACGTCACTTCGCGTGAAGGCACGGTTAGCGTTGTAAAAGCGGGGCCGGCAGTTTGA
- a CDS encoding response regulator transcription factor — protein MRLAQELHPDIVLMDITMPELNGLEATEQIKKDFPRIHVIILSVHAGEEYVVHALKAGASGYIVKDADTKELDLALHSVAKGDTYLSPRISKNVVHDYLRRLTMEPESAEHLTRRQREVLQLIAEGHTTKEIATKLRLSEKTVQSHRMQIMRRLGVHDIAALVRYAVRTGLIQAE, from the coding sequence TTGCGACTCGCACAGGAACTTCATCCGGACATAGTCCTGATGGATATTACAATGCCGGAGCTAAACGGTCTGGAAGCTACAGAACAAATCAAAAAAGATTTTCCACGGATCCATGTGATCATCCTCTCTGTTCATGCCGGCGAAGAATATGTGGTGCATGCTTTGAAAGCCGGCGCTTCCGGTTACATTGTGAAAGATGCGGACACGAAGGAATTGGATCTGGCGCTTCACTCAGTAGCGAAAGGGGATACGTATCTGAGTCCCAGAATTTCCAAAAACGTAGTCCATGATTATCTTCGCAGGTTAACCATGGAGCCTGAATCTGCGGAGCATTTAACCAGAAGACAGCGTGAGGTTCTTCAACTCATTGCGGAAGGACACACAACAAAAGAGATTGCCACAAAACTACGGCTGAGCGAAAAGACAGTTCAATCTCACCGAATGCAAATTATGCGAAGGTTGGGGGTTCACGATATCGCAGCTTTGGTTCGGTATGCCGTGCGCACAGGACTGATTCAGGCTGAATAA
- a CDS encoding ABC transporter substrate-binding protein, with product MIGTKLGGRYELLREIGRGGMGVVYLAEDPMLDRQVAIKVLAPNLLNSEMEKRFKREAQTVARLDHNAIVGVHDIGEHENSLFFVMPFVEGINLRDFLKNRTLSLAEYLEIGIQIADALDYSHSQGVIHRDIKPENIMITRDEEFLRVRITDFGLAIRSTERRITDAGLIAGTVSYLSPEQVEGQDADSRSDIYSLGTILYECVAGETPFSGGEIQSMLYRIVHEYPLSPSEKGIPVSMELESLIMSCLQKSRDLRPSRAREVSEKLTRIRSQMLNVQETTDRLVTIQYHYPVVSAFVGRDKEMSEIQRRLNSAISGECQFVLIGGENGIGKSRLVLELENLARVRKIRTFHGRFFEEDRSIPYQGFREIFQEYFRSIVKQEDQIRLLDFSDLAPDLVSLFPELSEIEFLNSAAVEPKRITDRTYVFDLLAVALLRISEQKPILLVLEDLHNTDLSNEALEYVVRRLASHPVLVLGTYRTGEVNRNHPVSRLNEKFAGDRRFSSLVLPPFTLLEHKKFVEAMAGSSFEEEILKRLYEATEGNPFFIQEIVRSLIDSHAIAKDDQGRYQITSPMDLSAGFLPETVQQTVERRIRRLSDELRGVLSAASILGKSFEIRDLSYLLDFEIDLEESIDHLIADSFLEEDRESGRSGRIRFASGVVCDVLYSALPRRKRKNLHFLYAEELERRNATVIERFFPQLLHHYSRADEPEKVIHYGLKLAQKSLQTFAAEDAVRALKVVLDFGEGPQAGKAHEMLGQAYRMSGKMEEAIHEYEEAIKIYQRAEQPDQAVRAMLGAAQTSWEFRKIEEAVDWIEKGLEAARNVDDRVSLIEFLMLATTLYNMRGQSEKASQYWEIHESLKPPPGPTDSTAIEGGDLVVAVPHAVKAVDPVEITMDEEGEIAANVFETLLTTDAQGNVIPGLCERWEVQNGGKNFLFELSKGICFSNGENLTAVHVRDSLQHGMEKSSNIPAFAAIREVEVLSDHSFRIHLKEALPIYPTLLTDVITAIVLKEGNKWIGTGPFILLDFSGTSATLRKNPVYWRSSSAHIDSIEFHMGIRSADVLSGLRSGKYDLAQDLAPQDLEEILRDRHLQTSLVEAPKKNTYFVLFNQNSFLCQMAPLRVAMFGTVRTHDLVRQTLGRFARPAVGLLPPGMLGYDPARRRQMIDQEQAVDLLKMSDLKSPIRLHAAVLPAIQDHYTTVLTALLKIWAELGIQVSLDTTTQDVYLEKLVDNKGIDLLFTRWNADYNDPDDFSYNLFHSRSGTYRKFYGSGETDGWLEEARKESSVTSREKLYRKFENHIISSGYLLPLFHDIDYRVASPKVRGIALRGKRPYVNYESLMKREYSSAPTLKVEGGGTIHVPLAGEIWDLDPSSSNFEQGWEVIPPIYETLTRYTEGAGITPWLASEFQIKEESKSFYFRLREHVRFHDGKRLNARDVRYSFERLLLNTRSEKQSLLLPVQGAQELISGQSKALKGFRILNDLEFIIDLNQPLSLFPALLTDVPAAIVPEGQSRFKGTWTEGCVGTGPYRIIRFDPGHRLELEANPHYWREGFPKSNGLTFTFGLPPAEILEGFESGRFSLASDLFPQDVERLRRDSEKNFSYKEWPRLSTYFMILNIHHEDLQDKSIRQRILGAVNVAEIVRRLLGRLALPAHGLFPPGLLGYEPAKPKYKKPKGTGSEIELTGMIHSIYTGRYADFAMELFKAFHNQGIHLRVADTKSESLHPRPAWRAFDLTRWIPDYPDSDNFIHAFHSQKGPYNAFCKISEMDVLFEQGRMVTDHAERNRIYRNIERIVADNAVLLPLFHEQGYRFARKEVEGFAITFSPPFVPYEKMWIKI from the coding sequence ATGATCGGGACCAAACTGGGGGGACGCTACGAACTTCTTCGCGAAATAGGCCGTGGCGGTATGGGAGTTGTGTACCTCGCCGAGGATCCGATGCTGGATCGACAGGTTGCGATCAAAGTTCTTGCTCCCAATCTTCTAAATTCCGAAATGGAAAAGCGCTTCAAGCGTGAGGCGCAGACGGTCGCACGACTGGACCACAACGCAATCGTCGGAGTTCATGATATTGGCGAGCATGAAAACTCGCTTTTCTTCGTGATGCCTTTTGTGGAAGGAATCAATCTTCGTGATTTCCTGAAAAATCGCACGTTGAGCCTCGCGGAATATCTGGAGATCGGAATCCAAATTGCGGACGCGCTTGATTACAGCCATTCGCAAGGAGTGATCCACCGTGACATTAAGCCTGAAAACATCATGATCACCCGGGATGAGGAATTCCTCAGAGTTCGAATCACGGATTTTGGTCTCGCCATACGTTCGACTGAACGCCGCATCACCGATGCTGGACTGATCGCAGGGACCGTTTCCTATTTGAGTCCGGAGCAAGTGGAAGGCCAGGACGCTGATTCCCGTTCGGATATCTACTCGCTGGGAACCATTTTGTACGAGTGTGTGGCAGGCGAAACACCATTTAGTGGTGGTGAAATCCAGAGCATGTTGTACCGCATCGTTCATGAATATCCCTTATCGCCATCCGAAAAAGGGATTCCTGTATCCATGGAGCTCGAAAGTCTGATCATGAGTTGTCTCCAGAAATCCCGCGACCTGAGGCCATCGAGAGCAAGGGAAGTCAGTGAAAAACTCACACGGATCCGGTCCCAAATGTTGAACGTTCAGGAAACCACGGATCGCCTGGTTACGATCCAGTATCATTACCCGGTCGTTTCAGCTTTCGTTGGCCGTGACAAGGAAATGTCGGAGATTCAACGGCGATTAAACTCTGCGATTTCCGGAGAATGCCAGTTTGTACTGATCGGCGGAGAAAACGGCATAGGAAAAAGCCGGCTTGTTCTGGAGCTTGAAAATCTTGCGCGGGTACGAAAAATTCGAACGTTTCACGGACGTTTCTTCGAAGAAGACCGGAGCATTCCCTATCAGGGTTTCAGGGAGATTTTTCAGGAGTATTTTCGATCGATCGTAAAACAGGAAGATCAAATTCGTTTGCTGGATTTTTCCGATCTGGCGCCGGACCTGGTCTCGTTGTTTCCTGAGCTCTCGGAAATTGAATTCCTGAACAGTGCCGCCGTAGAGCCCAAAAGAATCACGGACCGGACTTATGTTTTCGACCTGCTGGCTGTTGCATTGTTGCGCATCAGTGAACAAAAACCAATTTTGCTTGTTCTGGAAGATCTGCACAACACGGATCTTTCGAATGAAGCGCTTGAATACGTCGTTCGCAGGCTTGCGTCACATCCCGTTCTGGTTCTGGGAACTTACCGCACCGGTGAAGTAAACAGGAATCATCCGGTGTCCCGCCTGAACGAAAAGTTCGCGGGAGACCGTCGCTTTTCAAGCCTGGTTTTGCCTCCTTTCACTCTCCTGGAGCACAAAAAATTCGTAGAGGCGATGGCAGGCAGTTCTTTTGAGGAAGAAATTCTGAAAAGACTTTACGAAGCAACGGAAGGCAATCCTTTTTTTATCCAGGAAATCGTCCGTTCGCTGATCGATTCACATGCAATTGCAAAAGATGATCAGGGGCGCTACCAGATCACGAGTCCGATGGATCTATCCGCCGGATTCCTTCCCGAAACCGTTCAGCAAACTGTGGAACGGAGAATTCGCAGATTATCCGATGAACTTCGAGGAGTCCTTTCTGCCGCATCCATTCTGGGGAAATCTTTTGAAATTCGCGATCTCAGCTATCTGCTCGATTTCGAAATCGATCTGGAAGAATCCATTGACCATTTGATTGCAGATTCTTTTTTGGAGGAAGACCGCGAATCAGGGCGCTCCGGACGGATCCGGTTTGCCAGTGGAGTAGTATGTGACGTCTTATACTCCGCATTGCCACGTAGAAAACGCAAAAACTTACATTTTCTGTACGCCGAAGAACTGGAACGGCGCAACGCCACAGTAATCGAGCGGTTCTTTCCTCAATTACTTCATCATTATTCGCGCGCCGATGAGCCGGAAAAAGTGATCCACTACGGTCTGAAGCTCGCCCAAAAATCATTGCAAACTTTTGCCGCCGAAGATGCTGTTCGTGCATTAAAAGTTGTTTTGGATTTCGGGGAAGGTCCTCAGGCCGGAAAGGCTCATGAAATGCTGGGGCAGGCGTACCGGATGTCAGGAAAAATGGAAGAAGCAATTCACGAATATGAGGAAGCGATCAAAATTTACCAGCGCGCGGAACAGCCGGATCAGGCAGTCCGCGCCATGCTCGGCGCAGCACAAACATCCTGGGAATTCCGGAAGATAGAGGAAGCTGTCGACTGGATTGAGAAAGGTCTGGAAGCCGCGAGAAATGTGGATGACCGGGTTTCCCTGATTGAGTTTTTGATGCTTGCAACCACTCTTTACAACATGCGCGGCCAATCCGAAAAAGCGAGCCAATACTGGGAAATTCACGAAAGCCTCAAACCGCCGCCGGGTCCCACAGATTCCACAGCGATTGAGGGAGGCGACCTCGTAGTGGCCGTTCCACACGCCGTAAAGGCGGTCGATCCTGTGGAAATCACGATGGATGAAGAAGGAGAAATCGCTGCTAATGTATTCGAAACTTTATTGACTACGGACGCTCAGGGCAATGTGATTCCCGGTCTCTGCGAACGCTGGGAAGTGCAAAACGGCGGCAAGAATTTTCTTTTCGAGCTAAGCAAAGGAATTTGTTTTTCAAACGGCGAAAACTTAACAGCCGTTCACGTACGGGACTCGCTGCAGCACGGAATGGAAAAAAGTTCGAATATTCCCGCTTTTGCGGCCATCCGTGAAGTCGAAGTTCTTTCAGATCATTCGTTCCGGATTCATTTAAAAGAGGCTTTGCCTATTTACCCGACACTGCTAACGGACGTCATCACGGCAATTGTTTTAAAAGAGGGAAACAAATGGATCGGCACAGGGCCTTTCATTCTACTGGATTTTTCAGGCACATCGGCAACTTTGCGAAAAAATCCTGTCTACTGGCGATCCTCTTCCGCCCACATCGACTCCATTGAATTCCACATGGGAATCCGGTCTGCGGATGTCCTTTCCGGTTTACGCTCCGGAAAATATGATCTCGCGCAGGATCTGGCGCCACAGGATCTCGAAGAAATTCTTCGGGACAGACATCTTCAAACAAGTCTTGTGGAAGCCCCTAAAAAAAATACTTATTTCGTTCTTTTCAACCAGAATAGTTTCCTGTGTCAAATGGCGCCTCTTCGTGTTGCGATGTTTGGAACGGTGCGCACTCATGATCTAGTGAGACAGACGCTGGGACGTTTTGCGAGGCCGGCTGTGGGACTTCTGCCTCCCGGAATGCTCGGTTACGATCCTGCAAGAAGACGGCAGATGATCGATCAGGAACAGGCTGTGGATCTTCTGAAAATGTCTGACCTCAAGTCCCCCATCAGGCTTCACGCAGCCGTTCTTCCTGCAATTCAAGATCATTACACGACTGTGCTAACGGCCCTTTTGAAAATCTGGGCTGAGCTTGGAATACAGGTCTCTCTGGATACTACTACTCAGGATGTCTATCTTGAAAAACTTGTGGATAACAAAGGAATCGATCTGTTGTTCACCCGCTGGAATGCAGACTATAACGATCCGGATGATTTTTCGTACAACCTTTTTCACTCGCGCTCCGGAACATATCGCAAGTTTTATGGTTCCGGCGAAACTGATGGCTGGCTGGAAGAGGCTCGCAAAGAAAGCTCCGTCACATCACGCGAAAAGCTTTATAGAAAATTCGAAAACCATATCATTTCCAGTGGATATCTCCTCCCCCTGTTTCACGATATTGATTATCGCGTCGCAAGTCCAAAGGTTCGGGGAATCGCATTACGCGGAAAAAGGCCCTACGTGAATTATGAATCGTTGATGAAAAGGGAATATTCCTCTGCGCCGACGCTTAAAGTGGAAGGGGGCGGAACGATTCATGTGCCACTCGCAGGTGAGATCTGGGATCTCGATCCATCTTCAAGCAATTTCGAACAGGGTTGGGAAGTGATTCCACCGATCTATGAAACACTCACCAGGTATACGGAAGGCGCAGGCATCACGCCGTGGCTCGCTTCGGAGTTTCAAATAAAAGAAGAATCCAAAAGTTTTTATTTTCGATTGCGTGAGCATGTGCGGTTCCATGATGGGAAGCGGCTCAATGCGAGAGATGTGCGCTATTCCTTTGAGAGATTGTTGCTGAATACGAGAAGTGAAAAACAGTCGCTTCTATTGCCGGTTCAAGGCGCCCAAGAGTTAATCAGCGGTCAATCAAAAGCACTCAAAGGATTCCGGATTCTAAATGATCTGGAGTTCATCATCGATCTGAACCAACCACTTTCCCTTTTCCCTGCATTGCTTACCGATGTTCCCGCGGCAATTGTGCCTGAGGGACAGAGCCGCTTTAAGGGAACCTGGACAGAAGGCTGCGTTGGCACCGGACCCTATCGAATCATCCGTTTCGATCCCGGACATAGACTCGAACTGGAAGCGAATCCTCATTACTGGAGAGAAGGATTTCCAAAATCAAATGGACTGACTTTTACATTCGGCTTGCCTCCTGCGGAAATCCTGGAAGGCTTCGAGTCCGGCCGCTTTTCACTTGCCAGTGATTTGTTTCCTCAGGATGTCGAGAGATTGCGGCGAGATTCTGAGAAAAACTTTTCTTATAAAGAATGGCCTCGTCTTTCCACCTACTTCATGATTCTGAATATTCATCATGAAGACCTTCAGGATAAAAGCATAAGGCAACGGATACTGGGCGCAGTAAACGTTGCAGAAATTGTGCGACGTTTACTGGGGCGGTTGGCGTTGCCTGCGCACGGATTATTTCCACCCGGATTGCTGGGTTATGAACCGGCCAAGCCAAAATACAAGAAACCAAAGGGAACCGGTAGTGAAATTGAATTGACCGGTATGATTCATTCCATTTATACGGGACGTTACGCTGATTTTGCCATGGAGCTGTTTAAGGCGTTCCACAATCAAGGAATCCACCTGCGGGTTGCGGATACGAAATCAGAATCGCTGCATCCCCGTCCCGCGTGGAGGGCTTTTGATTTGACCCGCTGGATTCCCGACTATCCGGATTCCGACAATTTCATTCATGCTTTTCATTCACAGAAAGGACCTTACAATGCTTTTTGTAAAATTTCCGAAATGGATGTGCTTTTTGAACAAGGGCGAATGGTCACGGACCACGCTGAACGAAACAGAATCTACCGGAATATTGAAAGGATCGTAGCAGATAACGCTGTCCTGCTTCCTTTATTTCACGAACAGGGTTATCGTTTCGCGCGAAAGGAAGTCGAGGGCTTCGCCATTACATTTTCTCCGCCTTTTGTCCCCTACGAAAAAATGTGGATAAAGATTTAA
- a CDS encoding trypsin-like peptidase domain-containing protein, whose product MQKERTLLIFGVAIGVILGLVFGGVVLRQWKITDKGGLSDFKSRSSALADETNLLPDEKNTVQVFEKVAPSVVFITSLARQRDFFSLDVMEIPQGSGSGFVWDSKGNVVTNYHVIANADSLSVTLSDGSSFPAKVVGSEPNKDIAVLRIEAPESKLKAVPVGSSDKLIVGQKVLAIGNPFGLDQTLTVGIVSALGRQIRSTTQRTISDVIQTDAAINPGNSGGPLLDSQGRLIGVNTAIVSPSGAYAGIGFAVPVNTVKSIVPQLIEHGKVVRPGLGVSIISDSVAQRLNIEGVIIGEVPDGSEAERAGLQGIKRNLRGEVELGDVIIGIDDKEVENIDDLGNALEKHKVGETVTVKFLRDGKEKTVKVRLQEIS is encoded by the coding sequence TTGGTGTTGCAATAGGTGTGATTCTTGGTCTGGTGTTTGGTGGCGTAGTTTTACGCCAATGGAAGATAACAGATAAGGGAGGCTTGTCAGATTTCAAATCACGTTCTTCAGCTCTTGCCGATGAAACAAATCTGCTGCCTGATGAAAAGAATACTGTTCAGGTTTTCGAAAAAGTTGCTCCTTCGGTTGTATTTATCACGAGCCTGGCAAGGCAACGGGATTTCTTTTCCCTGGACGTAATGGAAATCCCGCAGGGTTCAGGAAGTGGTTTCGTCTGGGATTCAAAAGGTAACGTGGTAACAAATTATCACGTGATCGCCAACGCTGATTCATTGTCCGTGACTCTCAGTGATGGTTCCTCTTTTCCCGCTAAAGTGGTCGGTTCGGAGCCAAACAAGGATATAGCTGTTTTGCGTATCGAGGCGCCGGAATCAAAGCTCAAAGCGGTGCCGGTCGGATCTTCTGACAAGTTAATCGTCGGTCAAAAGGTTCTGGCGATCGGAAATCCGTTCGGCCTGGATCAAACGTTGACGGTTGGTATCGTAAGCGCGCTGGGCCGTCAGATAAGGTCAACTACACAACGCACCATCAGCGATGTAATTCAAACGGATGCGGCGATTAATCCCGGTAACTCGGGTGGCCCACTGCTTGATTCACAAGGCCGTCTGATCGGCGTAAACACCGCCATTGTCAGCCCCAGTGGAGCTTATGCCGGAATTGGATTTGCAGTGCCGGTAAACACTGTCAAGAGCATCGTTCCGCAGCTGATTGAACATGGAAAAGTGGTTCGGCCAGGTTTGGGCGTCTCGATTATTTCAGATAGCGTTGCTCAGCGTCTGAATATTGAAGGCGTCATCATCGGAGAAGTGCCGGATGGGAGCGAAGCGGAACGCGCCGGACTTCAGGGCATCAAACGGAATTTGAGAGGCGAGGTTGAGCTTGGTGATGTGATCATTGGAATCGACGATAAAGAAGTGGAAAACATCGATGATCTGGGAAACGCGCTGGAAAAACACAAAGTGGGGGAGACTGTTACTGTGAAATTTCTGCGCGATGGCAAAGAAAAAACCGTAAAAGTCCGCCTGCAAGAAATCAGCTAA